The following coding sequences are from one Ctenopharyngodon idella isolate HZGC_01 chromosome 17, HZGC01, whole genome shotgun sequence window:
- the LOC127499130 gene encoding B-cell receptor CD22-like isoform X6, which produces MSERGVAMLMSFKMAHPFLLIFLLMIYGVSSADWGVSYRPSHICALKNSSVIMSCTYTYPTTGYQIMKVLWTKDTVRGKEPPDLSEDPEYSQRLQYLGDKQQNCTVRLSHVTVMDSRMYYFRFITDKPDGKWIGDPGVTLAVTDLQVESPERVTEGDSVHLTCKSSCTLTDRATFIWYRDSQPLTERRDGNNELLLQSVRREDAGRYSCSVHGHNHISPAVELNVTYPPSNVSVSISPSGEIVSGGSVTLSCSSDSNPPAEISWFKGGTFVRAGRIYNFSKISSDDSGQYKCKSINEHGEKYSDAVTLNVMYPPKNVSVLINGSGEIVSGDSVTLICSSDSNPPAEISWFKGGTFVRAGRIYNISKISSDDSGQYKCKSINKHGEKYSDNVTLNVMYPPRNVSVLIKGSGEIVSGGSVTLICSSDSNPPAEISWFKGGTFVRAGRIYNFSKISSDDSGQYKCKSINKHGEKYSDTVTLNVMYPPRSVSVLINGSGEIVPGGSVTLSCSSDSNPPALNFSWFKESESSAVGSGQSFSALQSGRFYCQAQNKYGSRRSDAVTVTVHHGPGRNVIENTAASGGFIIIIIIIIIIIIIITIIILFIIKKRRSVKTEDLTVKQNDLHSDASQRVSVHDEPLSEPDSANDAPYDSVKPNRFGGKTHESRDTEEVQYTTAQHHRKEEKKRLQEI; this is translated from the exons GTGTTGCTATGCTGATGTCCTTCAAAATGGCTCATCCTTTTCTTCTGATCTTTCTGCTCATGATTTACG GGGTTTCTAGTGCCGATTGGGGTGTGAGTTACAGAccttcacacatctgtgcaCTAAAGAACTCATCAGTGATAATGAGCTGTACTTATACATACCCTACTACTGGATATCAGATCATGAAAGTGTTATGGACTAAAGACACTGTAAGGGGTAAAGAGCCTCCAGATCTGTCTGAGGACCCTGAATACAGTCAGAGGCTTCAGTATCTGGGAGataaacagcagaactgcaccGTCAGACTGAGTCATGTGACAGTGATGGATTCACGCATGTACTATTTCAGATTCATCACTGATAAACCTGATGGTAAATGGATTGGTGATCCAGGAGTGACTCTTGCTGTCACAG atcttcaggtggagtctcctgagagagtgacagagggagattcagtccatctgacatgtaaaagcagctgcactctgactgacagagcaacattcatctggtacagagactcacagccattaactgagagaagagatggaaacaatgaactcctgctgcagtcagtcagaagagaggatgCAGGCAGATATAGCTGTTCTGTACACGGACACAACCACATCTCTCCTGCTGTTGAGCTCAATGTCACGT ATCCACCCAGCAATGTTTCAGTGTCCATAAGTCCgtctggtgaaatagtgtcaggaggttcagtgactctgagctgcagcagtgattcaaaccctcctgcagaaatcagctggtttaaaggaggAACGTTTGTAAGAGCTGGAAGAATCTACAACTtctcaaagatcagctctgatgacagtggaCAATACAAGTGCAAGTCCATCAATgaacatggagagaaatactctgACGCTGTGACTTTAAacgtcatgt acCCTCCCAAGAACGTCTCAGTGTTGATAAACGGATCcggtgaaatagtgtcaggagattcagtgactctgatctgcagcagtgattcaaaccctcctgcggaaatcagctggtttaaaggaggAACGTTTGTAAGAGCTGGAAGAATCTACAacatctcaaagatcagctctgatgacagtggaCAATACAAGTGCAAGTCCATCAATaaacatggagagaaatactctgataatgtgactttaaatgtcatgt ACCCTCCCAGGAACGTCTCAGTGTTGATAAAAggatctggtgaaatagtgtcaggaggttcagtgactctgatctgcagcagtgattcaaaccctcctgcagaAATCAGTTGGTTTAAAGGAGGAACGTTTGTAAGAGCTGGAAGAATCTACAACTtctcaaagatcagctctgatgacagtggaCAATACAAGTGCAAGTCCATCAATaaacatggagagaaatactctgatACTGTGACTTTAAacgtcatgt ACCCTCCCAGGAGCGTCTCAGTGTTGATAAAcggatctggtgaaatagtgcCAGGAGGTTCAGTGACTCTgagctgcagcagtgattcaaaccctcctgctctgaacttcagctggtttaaggaGAGTGAAAGCTCAGCTGTTGGatctggacagagtttcagtgcACTACAGAGTGGACGCTTCTACTGTCAGGCTCAGAATAAATATGGATCTCGGAGATCGGATGCTGTAACTGTCACAG TTCATCATGGTCCTGGTAGGAATGTGATTGAGAACACAGCGGCATCTGGAGGAttcatcataatcataatcatcataatcatcataatcatcatcatcaccatcatcatcctCTTTATAAT aAAGAAACGAAGGAGTGTTAAAACCGAAGATCTCACAGTGAAACAG AATGATCTCCATTCTGACGCGTCACAGAGAGTTTCAGTCCATGACGAGCCTCTTTCTGAACCGGATTCAGCCAATGACGCTCCATATGACAGTGTGAAACCAAACAGATTCGGAGGAAAAACTCACGAATCTAGAGATACTGAGGAGGTCCAGTACACAACTGCTCAACATCACAGAAaggaagagaagaaaagactgcAAGAGATATAA
- the LOC127499130 gene encoding B-cell receptor CD22-like isoform X8, whose amino-acid sequence MSERGVAMLMSFKMAHPFLLIFLLMIYGVSSADWGVSYRPSHICALKNSSVIMSCTYTYPTTGYQIMKVLWTKDTVRGKEPPDLSEDPEYSQRLQYLGDKQQNCTVRLSHVTVMDSRMYYFRFITDKPDGKWIGDPGVTLAVTDLQVESPERVTEGDSVHLTCKSSCTLTDRATFIWYRDSQPLTERRDGNNELLLQSVRREDAGRYSCSVHGHNHISPAVELNVTYPPSNVSVSISPSGEIVSGGSVTLSCSSDSNPPAEISWFKGGTFVRAGRIYNFSKISSDDSGQYKCKSINEHGEKYSDAVTLNVMYPPKNVSVLINGSGEIVSGDSVTLICSSDSNPPAEISWFKGGTFVRAGRIYNISKISSDDSGQYKCKSINKHGEKYSDNVTLNVMYPPRNVSVLINGSGEIVSGDSVTLICSSDSNPPAEISWFKGGTFVRAGRIYNISKISSDDSGQYKCKSINKHGEKYSDNVTLNVMYPPRSVSVLINGSGEIVPGGSVTLSCSSDSNPPALNFSWFKESESSAVGSGQSFSALQSGRFYCQAQNKYGSRRSDAVTVTVHHGPGRNVIENTAASGGFIIIIIIIIIIIIIITIIILFIIKKRRSVKTEDLTVKQNDLHSDASQRVSVHDEPLSEPDSANDAPYDSVKPNRFGGKTHESRDTEEVQYTTAQHHRKEEKKRLQEI is encoded by the exons GTGTTGCTATGCTGATGTCCTTCAAAATGGCTCATCCTTTTCTTCTGATCTTTCTGCTCATGATTTACG GGGTTTCTAGTGCCGATTGGGGTGTGAGTTACAGAccttcacacatctgtgcaCTAAAGAACTCATCAGTGATAATGAGCTGTACTTATACATACCCTACTACTGGATATCAGATCATGAAAGTGTTATGGACTAAAGACACTGTAAGGGGTAAAGAGCCTCCAGATCTGTCTGAGGACCCTGAATACAGTCAGAGGCTTCAGTATCTGGGAGataaacagcagaactgcaccGTCAGACTGAGTCATGTGACAGTGATGGATTCACGCATGTACTATTTCAGATTCATCACTGATAAACCTGATGGTAAATGGATTGGTGATCCAGGAGTGACTCTTGCTGTCACAG atcttcaggtggagtctcctgagagagtgacagagggagattcagtccatctgacatgtaaaagcagctgcactctgactgacagagcaacattcatctggtacagagactcacagccattaactgagagaagagatggaaacaatgaactcctgctgcagtcagtcagaagagaggatgCAGGCAGATATAGCTGTTCTGTACACGGACACAACCACATCTCTCCTGCTGTTGAGCTCAATGTCACGT ATCCACCCAGCAATGTTTCAGTGTCCATAAGTCCgtctggtgaaatagtgtcaggaggttcagtgactctgagctgcagcagtgattcaaaccctcctgcagaaatcagctggtttaaaggaggAACGTTTGTAAGAGCTGGAAGAATCTACAACTtctcaaagatcagctctgatgacagtggaCAATACAAGTGCAAGTCCATCAATgaacatggagagaaatactctgACGCTGTGACTTTAAacgtcatgt acCCTCCCAAGAACGTCTCAGTGTTGATAAACGGATCcggtgaaatagtgtcaggagattcagtgactctgatctgcagcagtgattcaaaccctcctgcggaaatcagctggtttaaaggaggAACGTTTGTAAGAGCTGGAAGAATCTACAacatctcaaagatcagctctgatgacagtggaCAATACAAGTGCAAGTCCATCAATaaacatggagagaaatactctgataatgtgactttaaatgtcatgt ACCCTCCCAGGAACGTCTCAGTGTTGATAAACGGATCcggtgaaatagtgtcaggagattcagtgactctgatctgcagcagtgattcaaaccctcctgcggaaatcagctggtttaaaggaggAACGTTTGTAAGAGCTGGAAGAATCTACAacatctcaaagatcagctctgatgacagtggaCAATACAAGTGCAAGTCCATCAATaaacatggagagaaatactctgataatgtgactttaaatgtcatgt ACCCTCCCAGGAGCGTCTCAGTGTTGATAAAcggatctggtgaaatagtgcCAGGAGGTTCAGTGACTCTgagctgcagcagtgattcaaaccctcctgctctgaacttcagctggtttaaggaGAGTGAAAGCTCAGCTGTTGGatctggacagagtttcagtgcACTACAGAGTGGACGCTTCTACTGTCAGGCTCAGAATAAATATGGATCTCGGAGATCGGATGCTGTAACTGTCACAG TTCATCATGGTCCTGGTAGGAATGTGATTGAGAACACAGCGGCATCTGGAGGAttcatcataatcataatcatcataatcatcataatcatcatcatcaccatcatcatcctCTTTATAAT aAAGAAACGAAGGAGTGTTAAAACCGAAGATCTCACAGTGAAACAG AATGATCTCCATTCTGACGCGTCACAGAGAGTTTCAGTCCATGACGAGCCTCTTTCTGAACCGGATTCAGCCAATGACGCTCCATATGACAGTGTGAAACCAAACAGATTCGGAGGAAAAACTCACGAATCTAGAGATACTGAGGAGGTCCAGTACACAACTGCTCAACATCACAGAAaggaagagaagaaaagactgcAAGAGATATAA
- the LOC127499130 gene encoding B-cell receptor CD22-like isoform X5 produces the protein MSERGVAMLMSFKMAHPFLLIFLLMIYGVSSADWGVSYRPSHICALKNSSVIMSCTYTYPTTGYQIMKVLWTKDTVRGKEPPDLSEDPEYSQRLQYLGDKQQNCTVRLSHVTVMDSRMYYFRFITDKPDGKWIGDPGVTLAVTDLQVESPERVTEGDSVHLTCKSSCTLTDRATFIWYRDSQPLTERRDGNNELLLQSVRREDAGRYSCSVHGHNHISPAVELNVTYPPSNVSVSISPSGEIVSGGSVTLSCSSDSNPPAEISWFKGGTFVRAGRIYNFSKISSDDSGQYKCKSINEHGEKYSDAVTLNVMYPPKNVSVLINGSGEIVSGDSVTLICSSDSNPPAEISWFKGGTFVRAGRIYNISKISSDDSGQYKCKSINKHGEKYSDNVTLNVMYPPRNVSVLINGSGEIVSGDSVTLICSSDSNPPAEISWFKGGTFVRAGRIYNISKISSDDSGQYKCKSINKHGEKYSDNVTLNVMYPPRNVSVLINGSGEIVSGDSVTLICSSDSNPPAEISWFKGGTFVRAGRIYNISKISSDDSGQYKCKSINKHGEKYSDNVTLNVMYPPRSVSVLINGSGEIVPGGSVTLSCSSDSNPPALNFSWFKESESSAVGSGQSFSALQSGRFYCQAQNKYGSRRSDAVTVTVHHGPGRNVIENTAASGGFIIIIIIIIIIIIIITIIILFIIKKRRSVKTEDLTVKQNDLHSDASQRVSVHDEPLSEPDSANDAPYDSVKPNRFGGKTHESRDTEEVQYTTAQHHRKEEKKRLQEI, from the exons GTGTTGCTATGCTGATGTCCTTCAAAATGGCTCATCCTTTTCTTCTGATCTTTCTGCTCATGATTTACG GGGTTTCTAGTGCCGATTGGGGTGTGAGTTACAGAccttcacacatctgtgcaCTAAAGAACTCATCAGTGATAATGAGCTGTACTTATACATACCCTACTACTGGATATCAGATCATGAAAGTGTTATGGACTAAAGACACTGTAAGGGGTAAAGAGCCTCCAGATCTGTCTGAGGACCCTGAATACAGTCAGAGGCTTCAGTATCTGGGAGataaacagcagaactgcaccGTCAGACTGAGTCATGTGACAGTGATGGATTCACGCATGTACTATTTCAGATTCATCACTGATAAACCTGATGGTAAATGGATTGGTGATCCAGGAGTGACTCTTGCTGTCACAG atcttcaggtggagtctcctgagagagtgacagagggagattcagtccatctgacatgtaaaagcagctgcactctgactgacagagcaacattcatctggtacagagactcacagccattaactgagagaagagatggaaacaatgaactcctgctgcagtcagtcagaagagaggatgCAGGCAGATATAGCTGTTCTGTACACGGACACAACCACATCTCTCCTGCTGTTGAGCTCAATGTCACGT ATCCACCCAGCAATGTTTCAGTGTCCATAAGTCCgtctggtgaaatagtgtcaggaggttcagtgactctgagctgcagcagtgattcaaaccctcctgcagaaatcagctggtttaaaggaggAACGTTTGTAAGAGCTGGAAGAATCTACAACTtctcaaagatcagctctgatgacagtggaCAATACAAGTGCAAGTCCATCAATgaacatggagagaaatactctgACGCTGTGACTTTAAacgtcatgt acCCTCCCAAGAACGTCTCAGTGTTGATAAACGGATCcggtgaaatagtgtcaggagattcagtgactctgatctgcagcagtgattcaaaccctcctgcggaaatcagctggtttaaaggaggAACGTTTGTAAGAGCTGGAAGAATCTACAacatctcaaagatcagctctgatgacagtggaCAATACAAGTGCAAGTCCATCAATaaacatggagagaaatactctgataatgtgactttaaatgtcatgt ACCCTCCCAGGAACGTCTCAGTGTTGATAAACGGATCcggtgaaatagtgtcaggagattcagtgactctgatctgcagcagtgattcaaaccctcctgcggaaatcagctggtttaaaggaggAACGTTTGTAAGAGCTGGAAGAATCTACAacatctcaaagatcagctctgatgacagtggaCAATACAAGTGCAAGTCCATCAATaaacatggagagaaatactctgataatgtgactttaaatgtcatgt ACCCTCCCAGGAACGTCTCAGTGTTGATAAACGGATCcggtgaaatagtgtcaggagattcagtgactctgatctgcagcagtgattcaaaccctcctgcggaaatcagctggtttaaaggaggAACGTTTGTAAGAGCTGGAAGAATCTACAacatctcaaagatcagctctgatgacagtggaCAATACAAGTGCAAGTCCATCAATaaacatggagagaaatactctgataatgtgactttaaatgtcatgt ACCCTCCCAGGAGCGTCTCAGTGTTGATAAAcggatctggtgaaatagtgcCAGGAGGTTCAGTGACTCTgagctgcagcagtgattcaaaccctcctgctctgaacttcagctggtttaaggaGAGTGAAAGCTCAGCTGTTGGatctggacagagtttcagtgcACTACAGAGTGGACGCTTCTACTGTCAGGCTCAGAATAAATATGGATCTCGGAGATCGGATGCTGTAACTGTCACAG TTCATCATGGTCCTGGTAGGAATGTGATTGAGAACACAGCGGCATCTGGAGGAttcatcataatcataatcatcataatcatcataatcatcatcatcaccatcatcatcctCTTTATAAT aAAGAAACGAAGGAGTGTTAAAACCGAAGATCTCACAGTGAAACAG AATGATCTCCATTCTGACGCGTCACAGAGAGTTTCAGTCCATGACGAGCCTCTTTCTGAACCGGATTCAGCCAATGACGCTCCATATGACAGTGTGAAACCAAACAGATTCGGAGGAAAAACTCACGAATCTAGAGATACTGAGGAGGTCCAGTACACAACTGCTCAACATCACAGAAaggaagagaagaaaagactgcAAGAGATATAA
- the LOC127499130 gene encoding B-cell receptor CD22-like isoform X2, translating to MSERGVAMLMSFKMAHPFLLIFLLMIYGVSSADWGVSYRPSHICALKNSSVIMSCTYTYPTTGYQIMKVLWTKDTVRGKEPPDLSEDPEYSQRLQYLGDKQQNCTVRLSHVTVMDSRMYYFRFITDKPDGKWIGDPGVTLAVTDLQVESPERVTEGDSVHLTCKSSCTLTDRATFIWYRDSQPLTERRDGNNELLLQSVRREDAGRYSCSVHGHNHISPAVELNVTYPPSNVSVSISPSGEIVSGGSVTLSCSSDSNPPAEISWFKGGTFVRAGRIYNFSKISSDDSGQYKCKSINEHGEKYSDAVTLNVMYPPKNVSVLINGSGEIVSGDSVTLICSSDSNPPAEISWFKGGTFVRAGRIYNISKISSDDSGQYKCKSINKHGEKYSDNVTLNVMYPPRNVSVLINGSGEIVSGDSVTLICSSDSNPPAEISWFKGGTFVRAGRIYNISKISSDDSGQYKCKSINKHGEKYSDNVTLNVMYPPRNVSVLIKGSGEIVSGGSVTLICSSDSNPPAEISWFKGGTFVRAGRIYNFSKISSDDSGQYKCKSINKHGEKYSDTVTLNVMYPPRSVSVLINGSGEIVPGGSVTLSCSSDSNPPALNFSWFKESESSAVGSGQSFSALQSGRFYCQAQNKYGSRRSDAVTVTVHHGPGRNVIENTAASGGFIIIIIIIIIIIIIITIIILFIIKKRRSVKTEDLTVKQNDLHSDASQRVSVHDEPLSEPDSANDAPYDSVKPNRFGGKTHESRDTEEVQYTTAQHHRKEEKKRLQEI from the exons GTGTTGCTATGCTGATGTCCTTCAAAATGGCTCATCCTTTTCTTCTGATCTTTCTGCTCATGATTTACG GGGTTTCTAGTGCCGATTGGGGTGTGAGTTACAGAccttcacacatctgtgcaCTAAAGAACTCATCAGTGATAATGAGCTGTACTTATACATACCCTACTACTGGATATCAGATCATGAAAGTGTTATGGACTAAAGACACTGTAAGGGGTAAAGAGCCTCCAGATCTGTCTGAGGACCCTGAATACAGTCAGAGGCTTCAGTATCTGGGAGataaacagcagaactgcaccGTCAGACTGAGTCATGTGACAGTGATGGATTCACGCATGTACTATTTCAGATTCATCACTGATAAACCTGATGGTAAATGGATTGGTGATCCAGGAGTGACTCTTGCTGTCACAG atcttcaggtggagtctcctgagagagtgacagagggagattcagtccatctgacatgtaaaagcagctgcactctgactgacagagcaacattcatctggtacagagactcacagccattaactgagagaagagatggaaacaatgaactcctgctgcagtcagtcagaagagaggatgCAGGCAGATATAGCTGTTCTGTACACGGACACAACCACATCTCTCCTGCTGTTGAGCTCAATGTCACGT ATCCACCCAGCAATGTTTCAGTGTCCATAAGTCCgtctggtgaaatagtgtcaggaggttcagtgactctgagctgcagcagtgattcaaaccctcctgcagaaatcagctggtttaaaggaggAACGTTTGTAAGAGCTGGAAGAATCTACAACTtctcaaagatcagctctgatgacagtggaCAATACAAGTGCAAGTCCATCAATgaacatggagagaaatactctgACGCTGTGACTTTAAacgtcatgt acCCTCCCAAGAACGTCTCAGTGTTGATAAACGGATCcggtgaaatagtgtcaggagattcagtgactctgatctgcagcagtgattcaaaccctcctgcggaaatcagctggtttaaaggaggAACGTTTGTAAGAGCTGGAAGAATCTACAacatctcaaagatcagctctgatgacagtggaCAATACAAGTGCAAGTCCATCAATaaacatggagagaaatactctgataatgtgactttaaatgtcatgt ACCCTCCCAGGAACGTCTCAGTGTTGATAAACGGATCcggtgaaatagtgtcaggagattcagtgactctgatctgcagcagtgattcaaaccctcctgcggaaatcagctggtttaaaggaggAACGTTTGTAAGAGCTGGAAGAATCTACAacatctcaaagatcagctctgatgacagtggaCAATACAAGTGCAAGTCCATCAATaaacatggagagaaatactctgataatgtgactttaaatgtcatgt ACCCTCCCAGGAACGTCTCAGTGTTGATAAAAggatctggtgaaatagtgtcaggaggttcagtgactctgatctgcagcagtgattcaaaccctcctgcagaAATCAGTTGGTTTAAAGGAGGAACGTTTGTAAGAGCTGGAAGAATCTACAACTtctcaaagatcagctctgatgacagtggaCAATACAAGTGCAAGTCCATCAATaaacatggagagaaatactctgatACTGTGACTTTAAacgtcatgt ACCCTCCCAGGAGCGTCTCAGTGTTGATAAAcggatctggtgaaatagtgcCAGGAGGTTCAGTGACTCTgagctgcagcagtgattcaaaccctcctgctctgaacttcagctggtttaaggaGAGTGAAAGCTCAGCTGTTGGatctggacagagtttcagtgcACTACAGAGTGGACGCTTCTACTGTCAGGCTCAGAATAAATATGGATCTCGGAGATCGGATGCTGTAACTGTCACAG TTCATCATGGTCCTGGTAGGAATGTGATTGAGAACACAGCGGCATCTGGAGGAttcatcataatcataatcatcataatcatcataatcatcatcatcaccatcatcatcctCTTTATAAT aAAGAAACGAAGGAGTGTTAAAACCGAAGATCTCACAGTGAAACAG AATGATCTCCATTCTGACGCGTCACAGAGAGTTTCAGTCCATGACGAGCCTCTTTCTGAACCGGATTCAGCCAATGACGCTCCATATGACAGTGTGAAACCAAACAGATTCGGAGGAAAAACTCACGAATCTAGAGATACTGAGGAGGTCCAGTACACAACTGCTCAACATCACAGAAaggaagagaagaaaagactgcAAGAGATATAA